Proteins found in one Lysinibacillus fusiformis genomic segment:
- a CDS encoding ABC transporter permease has protein sequence MWKYIARRTVEMIPILIVISILTFLFIHFIPGDPARLVAGKDATLEDVENVRHELGLDKPILKQYVDYMKNLMTGELGTSLTTGLPVIDMFKTRFMPSLHLTFLSMFWATLMGLVIGVLSAINKNKWPDYFGMVTAVSGISIPGFWLGLLLIQLFSVQLGLFPTGGLDGFSSYILPSLTLGAGIMSMIARFTRSSMLETLQADFIRTGRAKGLKEHSVIVTHALRNSLISVVTVAGLQFGFLLGGSVVVETVFSFPGMGRLLIDSIAFRDYPVIQSALLLFAFEFILVNLIVDVLYTVLNPKIQLNS, from the coding sequence GTGTGGAAATATATAGCAAGAAGAACTGTTGAAATGATACCGATATTAATTGTCATTTCCATATTAACATTCTTATTCATTCATTTCATACCAGGTGACCCTGCACGATTAGTAGCTGGTAAAGATGCCACGCTAGAAGATGTTGAAAATGTACGGCATGAGTTGGGTTTAGATAAACCCATTCTTAAACAATACGTGGATTATATGAAAAATCTTATGACGGGTGAGCTTGGCACATCTTTAACAACAGGACTACCTGTCATTGATATGTTTAAAACAAGGTTTATGCCTTCTCTTCATCTTACTTTCCTTTCCATGTTTTGGGCTACATTAATGGGTTTGGTGATTGGTGTTCTTTCTGCCATCAATAAAAACAAATGGCCTGATTATTTTGGAATGGTAACGGCTGTTTCTGGCATTTCGATTCCAGGATTTTGGCTGGGCTTATTATTGATTCAATTATTTTCAGTGCAGCTAGGGTTATTTCCGACAGGTGGATTAGACGGCTTTTCTAGTTATATTTTACCCTCCTTGACCTTAGGAGCTGGCATTATGTCAATGATCGCTCGATTTACTCGTTCTTCCATGCTTGAAACGTTACAAGCAGATTTTATAAGAACAGGGAGAGCAAAAGGACTGAAAGAACACTCCGTTATTGTGACCCATGCTTTAAGAAATTCCTTGATTTCTGTGGTAACAGTAGCAGGACTGCAATTTGGATTTCTCCTAGGAGGATCAGTGGTAGTGGAGACAGTTTTTAGTTTTCCAGGAATGGGACGACTTCTAATCGATTCGATCGCATTTCGAGATTATCCCGTCATTCAGTCTGCACTGCTGTTATTTGCATTTGAATTTATTTTAGTCAATTTAATTGTTGATGTGCTTTATACCGTGTTAAATCCAAAAATCCAATTAAATTCTTAA
- a CDS encoding ABC transporter permease, with protein sequence MISPTTVQNSQVQNTQKKYSPLKEFWKSFKKQKAALVASIFIGLLIVVAFIGPYIAPYDPFEPNYDALLEGPSASHLAGTDEYGRDIFSRLIVGAKISLMVSFSAVFLGLILGTILGLISGYFGGWIDKIIMRSCDVLFSFPDLLLAIAIVALLGPGINNVIIAVMIFSVPSFARLVRGATLNAKENVYVEAAQSMGASHVRVLWKHIFPETISELIIFVTMRIGTAILAASGLSFLGLGASPEMPEWGVMLSSGRDYLGTSSHVVIMPGIAIFLTVLAFNLIGDGLRDVLDPKIKNN encoded by the coding sequence ATGATTTCACCAACTACTGTGCAAAATAGCCAAGTGCAAAATACACAAAAAAAATACTCTCCTCTTAAAGAATTTTGGAAGTCTTTTAAAAAACAAAAGGCTGCTTTGGTAGCAAGTATCTTTATAGGATTGTTAATTGTAGTCGCTTTTATTGGACCTTATATCGCACCGTACGATCCTTTTGAACCCAATTATGATGCTTTATTAGAGGGACCAAGTGCAAGTCATTTGGCAGGAACGGACGAGTATGGTCGAGACATTTTTAGTCGTTTGATAGTAGGCGCAAAAATATCCTTGATGGTGAGTTTTAGTGCCGTATTTTTAGGCCTAATACTAGGAACTATTTTAGGTTTAATTAGCGGTTACTTTGGTGGGTGGATTGACAAAATCATCATGCGTAGCTGTGATGTACTGTTTTCATTCCCTGATTTATTGTTAGCCATTGCCATTGTAGCCTTATTGGGTCCTGGTATTAATAATGTCATCATTGCTGTGATGATCTTTAGTGTGCCATCTTTTGCACGTTTAGTCAGAGGTGCTACATTGAATGCGAAAGAGAATGTATACGTAGAGGCAGCACAATCAATGGGAGCTTCGCATGTTAGGGTGCTGTGGAAACATATTTTCCCTGAAACCATTAGTGAATTAATCATTTTTGTCACAATGCGTATAGGAACAGCCATTTTAGCAGCTTCTGGTTTAAGTTTTTTAGGCTTAGGTGCAAGCCCTGAAATGCCTGAGTGGGGAGTAATGCTAAGTAGTGGGCGTGACTATTTAGGGACATCTTCGCACGTAGTCATCATGCCAGGCATTGCAATATTTTTAACCGTACTAGCATTTAACTTAATAGGTGATGGATTACGAGATGTATTAGATCCAAAAATAAAAAATAATTAA
- a CDS encoding ABC transporter ATP-binding protein: MPEHVLRVSDLETSFTRDKKEIKILRGVNFSIRKGEILGLVGESGSGKSLTSLSIMQLFHGTTGKIVNGSIHFNGDDLTKMPESEIRKIRGKQMAMIFQEPMTSLNPVLKIGKQLMEAIEMHLKLPKNESKHHAIQMLKSVGIGRAEEIIYEYPHQLSGGMRQRVMIAMAMACHPNLLIADEPTTALDVTIQAQILELMKKLKEENETAILLITHDLGVVAEMCDRVVVMYAGQVVEEADVFELFASPKHPYTKGLIASVPKIGDNKEVLDSINGQVPSPQNMPNGCKFAPRCNQAMSICHQESPPTVKISATRQCSCWLYAKKDVEVNA, encoded by the coding sequence ATGCCAGAACATGTATTGCGAGTAAGTGACTTAGAAACGTCCTTTACGCGTGATAAAAAGGAAATCAAGATTTTAAGAGGTGTCAATTTTTCCATCCGTAAAGGAGAGATATTAGGCTTAGTGGGAGAATCGGGTAGTGGAAAAAGCTTAACATCACTATCCATCATGCAATTATTCCATGGCACTACAGGCAAAATCGTCAATGGCTCTATACATTTTAATGGAGATGACTTGACGAAAATGCCCGAATCAGAAATTCGGAAGATTCGTGGCAAGCAAATGGCCATGATTTTTCAAGAACCTATGACTTCTTTAAATCCTGTCTTAAAAATAGGCAAGCAGTTAATGGAAGCAATTGAGATGCATTTGAAGCTGCCGAAGAACGAAAGTAAGCATCATGCAATCCAAATGTTAAAAAGTGTGGGCATAGGAAGAGCCGAGGAAATCATTTATGAATATCCACATCAGCTATCAGGAGGAATGCGTCAGCGAGTAATGATTGCCATGGCTATGGCCTGCCATCCTAATTTACTCATTGCTGACGAACCAACCACTGCGCTTGATGTCACGATACAAGCTCAAATTTTAGAGCTAATGAAAAAGCTAAAGGAAGAAAATGAGACAGCTATTTTATTAATCACACATGATTTAGGTGTTGTTGCCGAAATGTGCGATAGGGTAGTTGTGATGTATGCAGGGCAGGTTGTAGAGGAAGCAGATGTCTTTGAGTTATTTGCTAGCCCAAAGCATCCCTATACAAAAGGTTTAATTGCATCTGTACCGAAAATTGGTGATAACAAAGAAGTATTAGATTCTATCAATGGTCAAGTGCCATCCCCGCAAAATATGCCGAATGGTTGTAAATTTGCTCCACGATGTAATCAAGCGATGTCTATATGCCATCAGGAGAGTCCACCGACAGTGAAAATTTCAGCTACACGGCAATGTAGCTGCTGGCTATATGCGAAAAAGGATGTGGAAGTAAATGCCTAA
- a CDS encoding ABC transporter ATP-binding protein produces MPNSILKVENLKKSFQIAGGLFQKKQYVNAVIDVSFEIEEGTTFSLVGESGCGKSTTGRLITRLIAPTNGSIVVDGKEVATAKQSELKHLRQNVQMIFQDPYASLNPRMKVKELVGEPLEIHTKLSKAEREKLVLEMLEVVGLNAEHADRYAHEFSGGQRQRLGIARALITKPKLIIADEPVSALDVSIQSQILNLLKQLQQEYKISYLFISHDLSVVEHISHYIGVMYLGSIVEIGRKETIFNEPKHPYTQALIASVPIADPTLRKKKIVLTGDIPNPKNPPSGCTFHTRCPFASDICKQAIPEMKKINEEQSVACHFVN; encoded by the coding sequence ATGCCTAACAGTATTTTAAAAGTGGAAAACTTAAAAAAAAGCTTTCAAATAGCGGGTGGGTTATTTCAAAAAAAGCAATATGTTAATGCTGTCATAGATGTTTCCTTTGAAATAGAAGAAGGTACGACATTTAGTTTAGTTGGGGAAAGTGGTTGTGGCAAATCAACTACTGGCCGGTTAATCACTAGATTAATAGCACCAACAAATGGAAGTATCGTTGTGGATGGGAAAGAAGTTGCAACTGCAAAGCAATCTGAATTAAAGCATTTAAGGCAAAATGTTCAAATGATTTTTCAAGACCCATATGCCTCATTGAATCCGAGAATGAAGGTAAAGGAGCTTGTTGGTGAGCCTTTAGAAATTCATACAAAACTTTCGAAAGCCGAGCGTGAAAAACTAGTGCTTGAAATGCTGGAAGTCGTTGGATTAAATGCTGAACATGCCGATCGCTATGCGCATGAGTTCAGTGGTGGACAAAGACAGCGTTTAGGCATTGCACGTGCTTTAATAACAAAACCAAAATTAATTATTGCTGATGAGCCTGTGTCTGCGTTGGATGTATCTATACAATCGCAAATATTGAATCTATTAAAGCAATTGCAGCAAGAATATAAAATATCTTATCTCTTTATTTCTCACGATTTAAGTGTTGTAGAACATATTAGCCATTATATAGGTGTCATGTATTTAGGTTCGATTGTAGAAATCGGGCGGAAAGAAACCATATTTAATGAACCAAAGCACCCATATACACAGGCGCTTATTGCTTCTGTGCCTATAGCAGATCCAACATTACGAAAAAAGAAGATCGTTTTAACTGGTGATATTCCGAATCCTAAAAATCCGCCAAGTGGTTGTACCTTCCACACAAGGTGCCCCTTTGCATCAGATATATGTAAGCAAGCTATTCCGGAAATGAAAAAAATTAACGAAGAGCAAAGTGTCGCATGTCACTTTGTCAACTAA
- a CDS encoding sugar phosphate isomerase/epimerase family protein, translating to MKIGLSTYSMVKKMRQGEMNVLDVLQWVADNGGQHVELVPYEFTVVDNYELATQIKEKAAELGLELSAYSLPANFIQDTEEAFLEEVERLKKHVDVVHHMGINIMRHDVTLFTLPKEQTTIHYYNEHFEEMVRGCQLIADYAKQFNITTTIENHGFNVQTSDRVQQLIHAVNRDNFKTTLDIGNFLCIDEEPLIGVMKNIPYAATVHFKDFYIRPYYENPGEGEWFRTVHNNYIRGAIVGHGDINIREIIKLVKGSGYDGYLTVEFEGMEDCQVGSKIGMDNVRRLWDECKL from the coding sequence ATGAAAATAGGGTTAAGCACATATAGTATGGTCAAAAAAATGAGACAGGGGGAAATGAATGTTCTGGATGTTTTGCAATGGGTAGCAGACAACGGAGGGCAGCATGTAGAATTAGTGCCCTATGAATTTACTGTTGTAGATAACTATGAACTTGCAACACAAATTAAAGAAAAAGCAGCAGAGCTAGGATTAGAGCTATCGGCCTATTCGTTGCCAGCTAACTTTATTCAGGATACGGAGGAAGCTTTTCTAGAAGAAGTTGAACGCTTAAAGAAACATGTTGATGTAGTACATCATATGGGCATTAACATTATGCGCCATGATGTTACTCTCTTTACTTTACCAAAGGAGCAGACAACCATTCATTATTACAATGAGCACTTTGAAGAAATGGTGAGAGGCTGTCAGTTGATTGCAGATTACGCGAAGCAATTTAATATTACAACAACGATTGAAAATCATGGCTTTAATGTTCAAACAAGTGATCGTGTACAACAATTAATTCATGCGGTAAACAGAGACAACTTTAAAACAACTTTAGATATCGGGAATTTTTTATGTATTGATGAAGAACCTTTAATTGGTGTTATGAAAAACATTCCTTATGCTGCTACAGTGCATTTCAAAGATTTTTATATTCGTCCTTATTATGAAAATCCTGGTGAGGGCGAATGGTTCCGTACAGTTCATAATAATTACATCAGAGGAGCTATTGTCGGACATGGCGATATAAATATTCGCGAAATTATTAAGCTCGTAAAAGGCAGTGGATATGATGGCTATCTTACAGTGGAGTTTGAAGGTATGGAAGATTGTCAAGTTGGTTCAAAAATAGGAATGGATAATGTACGTCGTTTATGGGACGAATGCAAGCTCTAA